A stretch of Perognathus longimembris pacificus isolate PPM17 chromosome 1, ASM2315922v1, whole genome shotgun sequence DNA encodes these proteins:
- the Crat gene encoding carnitine O-acetyltransferase isoform X2 encodes MNVASRFKAHQDALPRLPVPPLQQSLDHYLRALQPIVSEEEWAHTKQLVEEFQSSGGVGERLQKGLERRAKKMENWLSDWWLKTAYLQFRQPVVICSSPGVMLPKQDFIDLQGQLRFAAKLIEGVLDFKAMIDNETLPVEYLGGKPLCMNQYYQILSSCRVPGPKQDSIFNFIKSKKRSSHITVVHNCQFFELDVYHSDGTPLTSDQIFVQLEKIWNSSLQTNKEPVGILTSNHRNTWAKAYNNLIKDKVNRESVYSIQKSIFTVCLDKPVPRVSEDVYRNHVAGQMLHGGGSKLNSGNRWFDKTLQFIVAEDGSCGLVYEHAAAEGPPIVTLLDHVIEYTKKPELVRAPMVPLPMPKKLRFNITPEVKNDIEKAKQNLGIMIQDLDITMMVFHHFGKDFPKAQKMSPDAFIQMALQLAYYRIYGQACATYESASLRMFHLGRTDTIRSASTDSLAFVRAMDDGGVAEQQKVELLRKAVQAHRAYSDLAIRGEAFDRHLLGLKLQAIEDLVSMPDIFMDTSYAIAMHFNLSTSQVPAKTDCVMFFGPVVPDGYGVCYNPMETHINFSVSAYNSCAETNAARMAHYLEQALLDMRVLLQSHPRAKL; translated from the exons ATGAACGTTGCCAGTCGCTTCAAGGCCCACCAGGATGCACTGCCCAGGCTTCCAGTGCCCCCGCTCCAGCAGTCTCTGGATCATTACCTCAGGGCACTGCAGCCCATCGTGAGCGAGGAGGAGTGGGCCCACACCAAGCAGCTGGTGGAAGAGTTTCAGAGCTCGGGAGGCGTGGGGGAACGCCTCCAGAAGGGGCTGGAGCGCAGGGCCAAGAAGATGGAAAACTGG CTGTCTGACTGGTGGCTCAAGACTGCCTACCTCCAGTTCCGCCAGCCTGTGGTCATCTGCTCCAGCCCGGGCGTGATGCTGCCCAAGCAAGACTTCATAGATCTGCAGGGCCAGCTTCG GTTTGCTGCCAAACTCATCGAAGGTGTGCTGGATTTCAAGGCCATGATTGACAA cgaGACCCTGCCGGTGGAGTACCTGGGGGGAAAGCCTCTGTGCATGAATCAGTACTACCAGATCCTGTCCTCCTGTCGCGTGCCGGGCCCCAAGCAGGACTCCATCTTCAACTTCATCAAGAGCAAGAAGCGGTCCTCGCACATCACCGTGGTGCATAACTGCCAG TTCTTCGAGTTGGACGTGTACCACAGCGACGGGACGCCCCTCACCTCCGATCAGATCTTCGTGCAGCTGGAGAAGATCTGGAACTCATCGCTGCAGACCAACAAGGAGCCCGTGGGCATCCTCACCTCCAACCACCGCAACACCTGGGCCAAGGCCTACAACAACCTCATCAAAG acaAGGTGAACCGCGAGTCGGTGTACTCCATCCAGAAGAGCATCTTCACCGTGTGCCTGGACAAGCCGGTGCCCCGGGTCTCGGAGGATGTCTACCGCAACCACGTGGCCGGCCAGATGCTGCACGGGGGCGGCAGCAAGCTCAACAGCGGCAACCGCTGGTTTGACAAGACGCTGCAG TTCATTGTGGCGGAAGACGGCTCCTGTGGGCTTGTGTACGAGCATGCGGCCGCAGAGGGCCCCCCGATCGTCACCCTGCTGGACCACGTCATCGAGTACAC GAAGAAGCCGGAGCTCGTGCGGGCCCCCATGGTGCCCCTGCCCATGCCCAAAAAGCTGCGCTTCAATATCACCCCCGAGGTGAAGAACGACATTGAGAAGGCCAAGCAGAACCTGGGCAT CATGATCCAGGACCTGGACATCACCATGATGGTGTTCCACCACTTCGGGAAGGACTTCCCCAAGGCGCAGAAGATGAGCCCCGACGCCTTCATCCAGATGGCCCTCCAGCTGGCCTACTACAG GATCTACGGGCAGGCGTGCGCCACGTACGAGAGCGCCTCCCTGCGCATGTTCCACCTGGGCCGCACCGACACCATCCGCTCCGCCTCCACGGACTCGCTGGCCTTCGTCAGGGCCATGGATGACGGCGGCGTGGCA gagcagcagaaagtggagctactGCGGAAGGCTGTGCAGGCCCACCGAGCGTACAGCGACCTA GCCATTCGCGGGGAGGCCTTCGACCGGCACCTGCTGGGCCTGAAGCTGCAGGCCATCGAGGACCTGGTGAGCATGCCAGATATCTTCATGGACACGTCCTACGCCATCGCCATGCACTTCAACCTCTCCACCAGCCAG GTTCCCGCCAAGACAGACTGTGTCATGTTCTTTGGGCCTGTGGTCCCAGATGGCTACGGCGTCTGCTACAACCCCATGGAGACGCACATCAACTTCTCCGTGTCGGCCTACAACAGCTGCGCCGAGACCAACGCTGCGCGCATGGCGCACTACCTGGAGCAGGCGCTCCTGGACATGCGGGTGCTGCTGCAGAGCCACCCTCGGGCCAAGCTCTGA
- the Crat gene encoding carnitine O-acetyltransferase isoform X1 — protein MLTFAARTVVKPLGFLKPSTLMNVASRFKAHQDALPRLPVPPLQQSLDHYLRALQPIVSEEEWAHTKQLVEEFQSSGGVGERLQKGLERRAKKMENWLSDWWLKTAYLQFRQPVVICSSPGVMLPKQDFIDLQGQLRFAAKLIEGVLDFKAMIDNETLPVEYLGGKPLCMNQYYQILSSCRVPGPKQDSIFNFIKSKKRSSHITVVHNCQFFELDVYHSDGTPLTSDQIFVQLEKIWNSSLQTNKEPVGILTSNHRNTWAKAYNNLIKDKVNRESVYSIQKSIFTVCLDKPVPRVSEDVYRNHVAGQMLHGGGSKLNSGNRWFDKTLQFIVAEDGSCGLVYEHAAAEGPPIVTLLDHVIEYTKKPELVRAPMVPLPMPKKLRFNITPEVKNDIEKAKQNLGIMIQDLDITMMVFHHFGKDFPKAQKMSPDAFIQMALQLAYYRIYGQACATYESASLRMFHLGRTDTIRSASTDSLAFVRAMDDGGVAEQQKVELLRKAVQAHRAYSDLAIRGEAFDRHLLGLKLQAIEDLVSMPDIFMDTSYAIAMHFNLSTSQVPAKTDCVMFFGPVVPDGYGVCYNPMETHINFSVSAYNSCAETNAARMAHYLEQALLDMRVLLQSHPRAKL, from the exons ATGTTAACCTTTGCCGCCAGGACCGTG GTGAAGCCCTTGGGCTTCCTCAAGCCCTCCACCTTGATGAACGTTGCCAGTCGCTTCAAGGCCCACCAGGATGCACTGCCCAGGCTTCCAGTGCCCCCGCTCCAGCAGTCTCTGGATCATTACCTCAGGGCACTGCAGCCCATCGTGAGCGAGGAGGAGTGGGCCCACACCAAGCAGCTGGTGGAAGAGTTTCAGAGCTCGGGAGGCGTGGGGGAACGCCTCCAGAAGGGGCTGGAGCGCAGGGCCAAGAAGATGGAAAACTGG CTGTCTGACTGGTGGCTCAAGACTGCCTACCTCCAGTTCCGCCAGCCTGTGGTCATCTGCTCCAGCCCGGGCGTGATGCTGCCCAAGCAAGACTTCATAGATCTGCAGGGCCAGCTTCG GTTTGCTGCCAAACTCATCGAAGGTGTGCTGGATTTCAAGGCCATGATTGACAA cgaGACCCTGCCGGTGGAGTACCTGGGGGGAAAGCCTCTGTGCATGAATCAGTACTACCAGATCCTGTCCTCCTGTCGCGTGCCGGGCCCCAAGCAGGACTCCATCTTCAACTTCATCAAGAGCAAGAAGCGGTCCTCGCACATCACCGTGGTGCATAACTGCCAG TTCTTCGAGTTGGACGTGTACCACAGCGACGGGACGCCCCTCACCTCCGATCAGATCTTCGTGCAGCTGGAGAAGATCTGGAACTCATCGCTGCAGACCAACAAGGAGCCCGTGGGCATCCTCACCTCCAACCACCGCAACACCTGGGCCAAGGCCTACAACAACCTCATCAAAG acaAGGTGAACCGCGAGTCGGTGTACTCCATCCAGAAGAGCATCTTCACCGTGTGCCTGGACAAGCCGGTGCCCCGGGTCTCGGAGGATGTCTACCGCAACCACGTGGCCGGCCAGATGCTGCACGGGGGCGGCAGCAAGCTCAACAGCGGCAACCGCTGGTTTGACAAGACGCTGCAG TTCATTGTGGCGGAAGACGGCTCCTGTGGGCTTGTGTACGAGCATGCGGCCGCAGAGGGCCCCCCGATCGTCACCCTGCTGGACCACGTCATCGAGTACAC GAAGAAGCCGGAGCTCGTGCGGGCCCCCATGGTGCCCCTGCCCATGCCCAAAAAGCTGCGCTTCAATATCACCCCCGAGGTGAAGAACGACATTGAGAAGGCCAAGCAGAACCTGGGCAT CATGATCCAGGACCTGGACATCACCATGATGGTGTTCCACCACTTCGGGAAGGACTTCCCCAAGGCGCAGAAGATGAGCCCCGACGCCTTCATCCAGATGGCCCTCCAGCTGGCCTACTACAG GATCTACGGGCAGGCGTGCGCCACGTACGAGAGCGCCTCCCTGCGCATGTTCCACCTGGGCCGCACCGACACCATCCGCTCCGCCTCCACGGACTCGCTGGCCTTCGTCAGGGCCATGGATGACGGCGGCGTGGCA gagcagcagaaagtggagctactGCGGAAGGCTGTGCAGGCCCACCGAGCGTACAGCGACCTA GCCATTCGCGGGGAGGCCTTCGACCGGCACCTGCTGGGCCTGAAGCTGCAGGCCATCGAGGACCTGGTGAGCATGCCAGATATCTTCATGGACACGTCCTACGCCATCGCCATGCACTTCAACCTCTCCACCAGCCAG GTTCCCGCCAAGACAGACTGTGTCATGTTCTTTGGGCCTGTGGTCCCAGATGGCTACGGCGTCTGCTACAACCCCATGGAGACGCACATCAACTTCTCCGTGTCGGCCTACAACAGCTGCGCCGAGACCAACGCTGCGCGCATGGCGCACTACCTGGAGCAGGCGCTCCTGGACATGCGGGTGCTGCTGCAGAGCCACCCTCGGGCCAAGCTCTGA